DNA sequence from the Caldalkalibacillus salinus genome:
GCCTCCTTTAATTGGGCTTGGATTTTTTGCTTAGCTCTGTAAAAAGTCACTCTAGCCCAATTCTCGCTATGGGCGAAAATGTGACTTATTTCCCTAAAACTTAACTCGTTAAAATGCCGAAGGATAAACACTTGCTTATAAGGTTCTTTGAGCTTTGAAATAACATCTAGCAAATAGGCCTGTTCTTCTTGTTGTACAACATGTTTTTCTGGTTGGTGGTTGTATGAAACAAGGTGTGTATCTTCGAGCATCGTTTTGGTCCATTTTGCCTTTTTTCTTAGTGACTTGAGATACACGTGCTTGGCCACCTGATACAACCAAGTCGATACCTTCGCATCCCCTTTGTACCTGTGAATCGATATAATGGCCTGATAAAAGGTTTCTTGCAAAAGCTCTTCAGCCTCATGTTCGTTCCCACACAAGTAAAGTAGAAAGGTATACAGTTGTTGGTGATAGGCTCTATAGAGGTGTTGAATATCTGGCAATACTTCCCCTCCTTCCTGCTCCTCCTATCTATAAGTCCCACATCGTG
Encoded proteins:
- a CDS encoding RNA polymerase sigma factor codes for the protein MPDIQHLYRAYHQQLYTFLLYLCGNEHEAEELLQETFYQAIISIHRYKGDAKVSTWLYQVAKHVYLKSLRKKAKWTKTMLEDTHLVSYNHQPEKHVVQQEEQAYLLDVISKLKEPYKQVFILRHFNELSFREISHIFAHSENWARVTFYRAKQKIQAQLKEANRCE